In Salisediminibacterium beveridgei, one DNA window encodes the following:
- a CDS encoding deoxynucleoside kinase, protein MINPVNHQLKSNALITLAGTVGAGKSSLTNVLSEALSFKPAFEKVDGNPYLEDYYHDFKKWSFHLQMYFLAERFKQQKNMHEENTGYVQDRSIYEDVGIFAKLQYDQGNMSDRDFNTYHSLFEAMVMNPYFPKPDVLIFIDGKFESIIDRIHKRGREMEINTPESYWFDLYQRYQHWIHSFTECPILHLDIDYYDCQNQKSVEQIVKALETMMANPEIRYLNLSEHKV, encoded by the coding sequence ATGATTAACCCTGTAAATCATCAATTGAAATCGAATGCCTTGATTACATTAGCCGGAACAGTTGGTGCCGGTAAATCAAGCCTGACAAATGTTCTCTCAGAAGCTTTATCATTCAAGCCCGCTTTTGAAAAAGTCGATGGAAACCCATATCTTGAAGACTATTATCATGATTTCAAAAAATGGTCTTTTCATCTGCAAATGTACTTTCTTGCAGAACGATTTAAGCAACAAAAAAACATGCATGAAGAAAATACAGGATATGTGCAGGATCGCAGTATTTATGAGGACGTTGGCATCTTTGCAAAGTTACAATACGATCAGGGTAATATGTCTGATCGCGATTTTAATACGTATCACTCTCTATTTGAAGCCATGGTAATGAACCCTTACTTCCCTAAACCGGACGTTTTGATCTTCATCGATGGGAAATTTGAAAGTATTATCGACCGCATTCATAAGAGAGGCCGTGAAATGGAGATTAATACACCTGAATCATACTGGTTTGACCTCTACCAGCGCTACCAGCATTGGATTCACTCTTTTACGGAATGCCCTATTCTTCATCTGGATATCGATTATTACGACTGCCAAAACCAGAAATCAGTTGAGCAAATCGTCAAAGCATTGGAAACAATGATGGCCAATCCCGAAATCCGTTATTTGAATCTCTCTGAACATAAAGTCTGA
- a CDS encoding deoxynucleoside kinase translates to MSNHFDAPFIAVEGPIGVGKTSLATKIAEHYQYELLKEIVDENPFLSKFYEDNNEWSFQTEMFFLCNRFKQLEDTNEKLLQNGQAVVSDYHIFKNHLFAKQTLKQRHFEKYDRIYSILTDGLPTPNLIVYLNASLPTLLDRIKKRGRSMEQSMDPDYLAQLSSDYQQFMKDHQRVYPHVPVLSFNGDEIDFVKNTEDFKRITDLIDDALKTNTNLF, encoded by the coding sequence TTGTCGAATCATTTCGATGCACCATTTATCGCTGTAGAAGGTCCAATCGGTGTGGGGAAAACATCCCTCGCCACCAAAATCGCAGAACACTACCAGTATGAATTATTAAAAGAGATCGTCGATGAGAACCCTTTTTTAAGTAAATTCTACGAAGATAACAATGAATGGAGCTTCCAAACGGAAATGTTTTTCCTTTGCAATCGTTTTAAACAACTTGAAGATACCAATGAAAAACTGCTCCAAAATGGTCAAGCTGTCGTCAGTGATTATCATATTTTTAAAAATCATCTGTTTGCTAAACAAACGCTCAAACAGCGCCATTTTGAAAAATACGATCGCATTTACAGTATACTGACAGATGGATTGCCTACACCTAATCTGATTGTATATTTAAATGCCAGCTTACCTACGCTGCTCGACCGGATTAAAAAACGCGGACGTTCTATGGAACAATCCATGGATCCGGATTATTTGGCTCAATTATCCTCAGATTATCAACAGTTTATGAAAGATCACCAAAGAGTCTACCCTCATGTTCCTGTGCTATCTTTTAATGGTGATGAGATTGACTTTGTCAAAAATACGGAAGATTTTAAGCGCATCACTGATTTAATTGATGATGCCTTGAAGACAAATACTAACCTCTTCTGA
- a CDS encoding DegV family protein, with amino-acid sequence MNKVKIVTDSTSDLPSEEIKELGVTVVPLTITIDGTSYKDGVDITSSEFASMLVNAKDIPQSSQPATGDFLSVYSDLSEQGFDILSIHMSSGMSGTFQSAQTAAGMSDANVTVIDSEFISVALGFQIREAAAMANKGSSVDEIVDRLQKVKTNTSLFLMVDTLDYLLKGGRIGRGRALVGSLLKIKPVASLDDGVYTPVTKVRTYSQLVKFFKETYQKEAEGRVVKGIGIAHIEAVQLAQQVRDALAELSGFTDVSIIETTPIVSTHTGPGALALMYYFEDES; translated from the coding sequence ATGAATAAAGTCAAAATTGTAACAGATTCAACATCGGATCTTCCATCAGAAGAAATCAAAGAACTTGGCGTGACAGTCGTCCCGTTAACTATTACGATCGATGGGACTTCCTACAAAGATGGTGTGGATATTACATCAAGCGAATTTGCTTCCATGCTCGTTAATGCAAAGGATATTCCGCAAAGTTCTCAGCCAGCCACGGGCGACTTTTTGAGCGTGTATTCAGATCTGTCGGAACAAGGATTTGATATTCTTTCGATCCACATGTCGAGTGGCATGAGCGGAACATTTCAGTCAGCGCAGACTGCTGCAGGGATGTCGGATGCAAATGTCACAGTGATTGATTCCGAATTTATTTCTGTTGCTCTTGGTTTCCAAATAAGGGAAGCGGCTGCCATGGCGAATAAGGGAAGTTCAGTTGATGAAATTGTTGATCGATTACAGAAAGTCAAAACGAATACATCTCTTTTTTTAATGGTCGACACACTGGATTATTTATTGAAAGGTGGAAGAATTGGCCGTGGTCGAGCCCTGGTCGGTTCTCTGTTGAAAATTAAACCTGTTGCGTCCCTTGATGACGGTGTATATACGCCAGTCACCAAAGTTCGTACATATTCGCAACTGGTTAAATTTTTCAAGGAAACCTACCAGAAAGAGGCGGAGGGAAGAGTCGTCAAAGGTATAGGAATTGCGCATATCGAAGCAGTTCAGCTTGCGCAACAGGTGAGGGACGCTTTGGCTGAACTATCCGGTTTTACAGATGTTTCAATTATCGAAACGACCCCCATTGTTAGCACCCACACAGGTCCCGGTGCGCTTGCGTTGATGTATTATTTTGAAGACGAATCCTGA
- a CDS encoding IS1182 family transposase, whose translation MFLDYNMNQLVLPMDLSLQLQKNDVAFAVNDLVESIPEEAFEAFYKSQGRPSYHPKMMMKVILCAYTQSTFSGRKIEALLQDSIRMMWLAQGHAPTYRTINRFRVHPDVEELLRQCFVQFRSRLVQEEAIDNEAIFIDGTKIEANANKFTFVWKKSVQRYHHDIVTKSNAIYDELIEQEIIPAIELEDQEALTDDELNKVHEELDQTVQDYDKQIEENDDAKERKRLRSERKKPKEKRKKFQDFIERKARYEKDLAILGDRNSYSKTDHDATFMRMKDDYMKNGQLKAGYNLQIATEGQYTLAYDIYPNPTDTRTLIPFLDTIERRYFSLPDYIVGDAGYGSEQNYEDIFLNRLSSTPLITYSMYRKEKKRSFKTDRYHVMNWNYNQDQDYFLCPNGKKVTFRYVSKRTDRAGFERTFKVYESEDCTGCPLRASCTKAKEGKNRKVYYNEKWELQKEHIRQLLLEEETGAIYGRRKVDVEPVFGFLKANLHFTRMSVRGKDKVKKEMGFALMAVNLRKYTALYCFLYLYQQTKRFRLSIYDNRKRILIIQGFLSQPLLLSLYSTEFISIILN comes from the coding sequence ATGTTTCTCGATTATAACATGAATCAGCTCGTTTTGCCGATGGATTTATCGCTTCAATTACAAAAAAATGATGTCGCTTTTGCAGTGAATGACCTGGTTGAATCGATACCTGAAGAAGCTTTTGAAGCTTTTTATAAAAGTCAGGGTCGCCCTTCTTATCATCCGAAAATGATGATGAAGGTGATTCTCTGTGCGTATACTCAATCGACTTTTTCTGGACGGAAAATTGAAGCCTTATTGCAGGACAGTATTCGAATGATGTGGCTGGCACAAGGACACGCGCCGACCTACCGGACGATCAATCGATTCAGAGTACATCCCGACGTTGAAGAGCTCTTACGTCAGTGTTTTGTGCAATTCAGAAGCCGACTGGTTCAGGAAGAAGCAATTGATAACGAAGCAATTTTTATTGATGGTACAAAGATCGAAGCCAACGCGAATAAATTCACGTTCGTATGGAAAAAATCCGTGCAACGGTATCATCATGATATCGTTACGAAATCAAATGCGATCTATGATGAACTGATTGAACAGGAAATCATTCCTGCGATTGAACTGGAAGATCAGGAAGCCTTAACGGATGATGAGCTGAATAAAGTTCATGAAGAGTTGGACCAGACCGTTCAGGATTACGACAAGCAAATCGAAGAGAATGATGATGCGAAGGAAAGAAAAAGACTGAGATCAGAGCGGAAAAAGCCGAAAGAAAAGCGTAAAAAATTTCAGGATTTCATCGAACGTAAAGCACGTTATGAGAAGGATCTCGCGATCCTGGGTGATCGTAACAGTTACTCGAAAACCGATCATGATGCCACGTTTATGAGAATGAAAGATGACTATATGAAAAATGGCCAACTGAAAGCCGGTTACAATCTCCAGATTGCAACGGAAGGACAATATACGCTCGCTTATGACATCTATCCAAATCCGACTGACACACGAACCCTGATTCCATTTCTGGATACCATCGAGAGACGGTACTTTTCACTGCCTGACTATATTGTTGGGGACGCCGGATACGGAAGCGAACAAAATTATGAGGATATTTTTTTGAACCGTCTATCAAGCACACCACTGATCACGTATAGTATGTACCGAAAAGAAAAGAAACGGTCATTCAAAACCGATCGCTACCATGTGATGAATTGGAATTACAATCAGGATCAAGACTATTTTCTCTGTCCAAACGGCAAAAAAGTCACCTTTCGCTATGTATCCAAACGAACCGATCGCGCAGGATTCGAACGAACATTCAAGGTCTATGAAAGTGAAGACTGCACGGGCTGTCCCTTACGGGCCAGTTGCACAAAAGCGAAAGAAGGCAAAAACCGTAAGGTTTATTACAATGAAAAATGGGAGCTGCAAAAAGAGCATATTCGTCAACTGCTTTTGGAAGAAGAAACTGGCGCGATTTATGGCAGACGTAAAGTCGATGTCGAACCAGTTTTTGGATTTCTGAAGGCCAATTTGCATTTCACCAGAATGTCGGTGAGAGGCAAAGACAAAGTGAAAAAAGAAATGGGTTTTGCACTCATGGCAGTGAACTTGAGAAAGTACACTGCGTTATACTGTTTTTTATATTTGTATCAACAGACAAAACGCTTCCGACTATCAATTTATGATAATCGGAAGCGTATTTTGATCATTCAAGGCTTTTTGTCCCAGCCTCTTTTACTTTCTTTATATTCGACTGAATTTATCTCAATCATTTTAAATTGA
- the fdhF gene encoding formate dehydrogenase subunit alpha, translated as MTNVKTVETTCAYCGTGCGLLVEVEDNRIVKIKGNKNAPVNEGQTCIKGSLGYHYIHSEDRLKKPLIRKEGVLTESTWDETLTYIAEKLTDIKTTFGPDAFSMFACARATNETNYVTQKFTRAVMGTNNIDGCNRTUHAPSVAGLATVFGNGAPTSSIMDVEKSDVLLLMGSNTSEAHPIIANRMKKAVKKGLKIIVVDPRKIAMTKFADHHLQIKVGSDIALMNGMMKVMIDEGIYNKSFVAKNAVNFDSLYDRVSEYTLEKTASITGLKPEEITSAARMFATADRSMIAYTLGITEHHCGVNNVFDIANLVLLTGHIGREGTGIMPLRGQNNVQGAGDMGCLPNMLPGAVPVDNEAFRNQLERSWGVPLNPNVGQTQTGMLERMETGEMKSLYVIGENPIVADVHRNHTTELFKNLDFLIVQDLFLTETAELADVVLPAKGWAEVEGTYTNTDRRVQKVNPAVEAPGEAWDDWEILSKLATQMDYPLHYKQSEDIWNEVREVAPHMFGGMNYNRLTNGQTLQYPCPSEDHPGTALLHQEFHHEGREPAPFTPVIYTEPVELPDSDYPLTLTTGRRYEPYNTNTQTRYYPDSLKRKHTEETVDMHPSDAERMNISEGEYVTVSSRRGAVKVKARITEEVQEKLVFMSFHWKEVPTNVLTINEFDPISGTAEYKACAVKIEKL; from the coding sequence ATGACAAATGTGAAAACAGTTGAAACCACCTGTGCCTATTGTGGAACAGGCTGCGGTTTGCTCGTTGAGGTAGAAGATAACCGAATCGTTAAAATCAAAGGGAATAAAAATGCACCGGTTAACGAAGGCCAAACGTGCATTAAGGGATCTTTAGGATATCACTACATTCATTCGGAAGATCGCCTGAAGAAGCCGTTGATCCGAAAAGAAGGAGTTTTGACAGAATCGACTTGGGATGAAACATTGACGTATATTGCTGAAAAATTAACTGACATTAAAACCACTTTTGGTCCTGATGCCTTCTCGATGTTTGCCTGTGCAAGAGCGACCAATGAAACGAATTACGTCACTCAAAAATTCACTCGTGCTGTAATGGGAACAAATAATATCGACGGCTGTAACAGGACTTGACACGCTCCATCCGTCGCCGGTCTGGCGACTGTATTTGGAAATGGTGCACCGACGAGTTCGATTATGGACGTTGAAAAATCCGATGTACTGCTGTTGATGGGGTCGAATACATCTGAAGCCCACCCGATTATTGCCAACCGAATGAAAAAAGCTGTTAAAAAAGGGTTGAAAATCATTGTTGTGGATCCTCGGAAAATTGCTATGACTAAATTTGCAGACCATCATTTGCAGATCAAAGTCGGTTCGGATATTGCCTTGATGAACGGTATGATGAAAGTCATGATTGATGAAGGCATATACAATAAATCATTTGTTGCAAAAAATGCAGTAAACTTCGACAGCCTATACGACCGAGTGAGTGAATACACACTTGAAAAAACAGCCTCCATCACTGGACTGAAACCAGAAGAGATCACTTCAGCAGCAAGAATGTTTGCCACTGCGGACCGTTCGATGATCGCTTATACACTTGGAATCACAGAACATCATTGCGGGGTAAATAATGTTTTTGATATCGCCAATCTTGTGTTATTGACCGGCCATATCGGACGTGAAGGAACAGGTATTATGCCGCTGAGAGGGCAAAATAATGTTCAAGGTGCTGGTGATATGGGCTGTTTGCCGAATATGCTCCCTGGAGCTGTGCCAGTTGATAATGAAGCGTTCCGCAATCAACTAGAAAGATCCTGGGGGGTCCCATTAAACCCGAATGTCGGCCAAACACAAACCGGTATGCTCGAGCGAATGGAAACCGGGGAGATGAAATCTCTGTATGTGATTGGAGAAAATCCAATTGTTGCTGATGTCCATCGGAATCACACTACTGAATTGTTTAAAAATCTTGATTTCCTGATCGTTCAAGATCTGTTTTTGACAGAAACAGCAGAACTTGCAGACGTTGTCCTTCCTGCAAAGGGCTGGGCTGAAGTCGAGGGAACTTATACAAACACAGATCGACGGGTTCAAAAGGTTAATCCTGCCGTTGAGGCGCCAGGTGAAGCATGGGACGATTGGGAAATTCTATCAAAGCTCGCAACACAAATGGACTACCCACTTCATTATAAACAATCAGAGGACATTTGGAATGAAGTACGTGAGGTTGCTCCGCATATGTTTGGTGGTATGAACTATAACAGGCTGACAAACGGGCAGACATTACAGTACCCTTGCCCTTCCGAAGACCATCCAGGTACGGCCCTGTTGCATCAGGAATTTCATCATGAGGGCAGAGAGCCTGCACCATTTACACCTGTTATATATACAGAACCAGTTGAATTACCCGATTCCGACTATCCATTGACATTGACTACTGGCAGACGTTACGAACCTTATAATACGAATACCCAAACCCGGTATTATCCGGATTCACTTAAACGGAAACATACCGAGGAAACGGTGGATATGCATCCGTCCGATGCAGAACGGATGAATATTTCTGAAGGTGAATATGTCACGGTTTCTTCAAGAAGAGGAGCTGTAAAAGTGAAAGCACGAATCACCGAAGAAGTTCAAGAGAAGCTCGTCTTTATGAGTTTTCATTGGAAAGAAGTACCAACGAACGTATTGACGATTAATGAATTTGATCCGATCTCCGGGACTGCAGAATACAAAGCGTGTGCAGTGAAAATAGAAAAATTGTAA
- a CDS encoding patatin-like phospholipase family protein, with protein MNQTGLVLEGGGLRGVYTAGILEYFLKSGLSFPSVVGVSAGACNASSYISRQEKRNYAVTVGYAGHPDYISFKRFFSHGELFNMDLIFDKIPHQEHPFDYDRFYNSDQLLYTGVTDCVTGETVYYEKNEVKGDIITILRASSSLPMIAPIVRYDGRDYLDGGISDPIPINQSIKTGNQKHVIVLTQEKGYQKQQTKRGMLYFSRKYRDYPGLVDVVKRRYQIYNGLLRQVERMEEEGSAFVFRPDNLQGVKRLEKDAAKLDELYQHGMEHAKARSEELQRFINS; from the coding sequence GTGAATCAAACAGGACTGGTACTCGAAGGTGGCGGATTAAGAGGAGTTTATACTGCGGGTATACTGGAGTATTTTTTAAAGAGCGGACTGTCATTCCCTTCGGTGGTCGGTGTTTCCGCAGGTGCATGCAATGCATCCTCTTATATATCCAGACAGGAAAAAAGAAATTATGCGGTTACAGTGGGATATGCTGGACATCCGGATTACATATCATTCAAACGATTCTTCAGTCATGGGGAACTGTTTAATATGGACTTGATATTTGATAAGATTCCGCATCAAGAGCACCCGTTTGACTATGATCGCTTTTACAACAGTGATCAGTTATTATATACAGGGGTTACCGACTGTGTGACTGGAGAGACTGTTTATTATGAGAAAAATGAAGTAAAAGGAGATATCATAACCATTTTAAGGGCATCCTCATCATTGCCTATGATTGCTCCGATCGTTCGTTATGATGGCAGAGATTATTTGGACGGGGGAATATCAGATCCTATTCCGATAAATCAATCCATTAAAACGGGAAACCAAAAACACGTCATAGTCCTCACCCAGGAAAAAGGATATCAAAAGCAGCAGACCAAAAGGGGAATGCTCTATTTTTCAAGGAAATACCGTGATTATCCAGGCCTTGTAGATGTAGTTAAAAGACGTTACCAAATCTATAACGGGCTTTTAAGACAGGTCGAACGCATGGAGGAAGAAGGTAGCGCATTTGTTTTCAGGCCGGATAATCTTCAAGGAGTTAAGCGCCTTGAAAAAGATGCCGCTAAATTGGATGAATTGTATCAGCATGGGATGGAACATGCTAAAGCCCGAAGTGAAGAATTACAGCGTTTTATTAACTCGTGA
- a CDS encoding MFS transporter has translation MALKRNLSIMWTANFFVAASATMVLPFLSLYIESFGTYSDAFVQRWSGIIFGVTFLVAFFVSPFWGRFGDRFGRKKILLITGFGIAFSIVMMSFVSSVWELFILRLFMGVVTGFIPTSIALISAITPKEEAGKILGTLQMGTVSGGLIGPLLGGLLADAFGFTYTFLITGIVIILATILVWVGIDEKVKGLTKQEQQEQQESMVQVIMGIIRHPVLLGTMLISLMVQLGNFSIQPQLALYTADLVDTNQIAFLAGLAFSVTGLGNFISTRFWGIQGDRFGHHWILLITLVLAGLFFIPQGYVSSIEMLIVFRFLFGIALGGIIPCVTAYIRQVVPIHRQGEVLGYNQSFRFLGNVIGPVMGGLIAGSFGISTVFTVSGILFFVTATGFFWVVRVKSTS, from the coding sequence ATGGCCTTAAAACGAAACCTCTCTATCATGTGGACAGCTAATTTTTTTGTCGCAGCAAGTGCAACAATGGTGCTTCCGTTTTTATCTCTTTATATCGAATCGTTCGGAACATACTCTGATGCATTTGTTCAGCGCTGGAGTGGCATAATTTTCGGAGTGACCTTCCTGGTCGCTTTTTTCGTATCGCCTTTTTGGGGAAGGTTTGGTGATCGATTTGGGCGAAAGAAAATTCTGCTGATCACAGGATTTGGTATTGCATTTTCAATTGTGATGATGAGCTTTGTTTCTTCCGTATGGGAATTGTTCATTTTAAGATTGTTTATGGGCGTAGTAACTGGATTTATACCGACTTCGATTGCCTTGATATCTGCTATAACCCCAAAAGAAGAGGCGGGAAAAATATTAGGAACATTGCAAATGGGTACCGTTTCAGGTGGACTCATCGGACCACTTCTGGGTGGATTGCTTGCAGATGCGTTCGGTTTTACCTATACTTTTTTGATAACAGGTATTGTAATTATACTGGCGACGATCCTCGTTTGGGTTGGTATTGATGAAAAAGTAAAGGGCTTGACTAAACAAGAACAACAAGAGCAGCAGGAATCGATGGTTCAAGTCATAATGGGAATCATTCGTCATCCGGTCCTGCTGGGAACCATGCTGATTTCTTTAATGGTGCAATTAGGTAATTTCTCAATCCAACCTCAATTGGCTCTTTATACAGCAGATCTTGTTGACACGAATCAAATTGCTTTTCTTGCAGGTCTGGCATTTTCAGTAACGGGTTTGGGGAATTTTATTTCCACTCGTTTTTGGGGTATTCAGGGAGATCGTTTTGGACATCATTGGATTTTATTGATTACACTGGTTCTTGCTGGATTATTTTTCATTCCGCAAGGCTATGTATCATCGATTGAAATGCTGATCGTTTTCAGGTTTCTCTTCGGCATTGCACTCGGGGGAATTATTCCATGTGTGACGGCTTACATCAGACAAGTTGTACCCATTCACCGGCAAGGAGAAGTTCTCGGTTACAACCAAAGCTTTCGCTTTCTCGGGAATGTAATTGGTCCGGTTATGGGAGGATTGATTGCTGGCAGTTTTGGAATCAGTACAGTATTTACTGTTTCAGGTATACTTTTTTTCGTGACGGCAACCGGCTTCTTTTGGGTTGTTCGAGTCAAGTCGACATCATAA
- a CDS encoding L-lactate MFS transporter, protein MKTKNRWLIALSAVAIHLSIGSAYAYSVFQLPIANELGWATSQVSLAFTIAIFFLGISAAFFGPFVEKRGPRAAASLAAVLFSSGLLISGVSIMLESLPLFLLGYGAIGGMGLGLGYISPVSTLVKWFPDRRGLATGMAVFGFGAGALLAGPVAASLINMIGIANTFFTLGVTFFVLMISGALYIARPPEGWQPASMIESASGPAKKKMKEDLAQLTAKEARKTARFWMLWLMMFINITVGIMIISVASPMAQEKVGMSIIAAGTMVGIMGLFNGGGRIVWATASDYIGRQRIFAIFFGVQFAAFMILPSITNVIVFQILIFLVISMYGGGFASLPAFIGDLFGTKELGAIHGLLLTSWSMAGVVGPMTVSYIRESTGTYDSVFYIFSVLLLVAFVTSILMIKNINKVKAAKKNAEAA, encoded by the coding sequence ATGAAAACAAAAAATCGTTGGCTGATTGCGTTGTCTGCAGTCGCTATCCATTTATCTATCGGTTCGGCTTACGCATACAGCGTATTCCAACTACCAATTGCAAATGAACTGGGGTGGGCAACATCGCAGGTTTCTCTTGCTTTTACAATTGCAATCTTTTTTCTTGGAATTTCCGCAGCCTTTTTCGGGCCGTTTGTTGAAAAACGTGGCCCCCGTGCAGCAGCCAGTCTTGCAGCTGTATTGTTCTCCTCCGGGCTCTTGATCTCAGGTGTTTCGATCATGCTCGAATCACTGCCATTATTCCTGCTCGGATACGGTGCAATTGGCGGTATGGGTCTTGGCCTTGGCTATATTTCACCGGTATCCACATTAGTGAAATGGTTTCCCGACAGGCGGGGACTCGCAACAGGTATGGCAGTATTCGGTTTCGGTGCAGGTGCGCTTTTAGCAGGGCCTGTCGCTGCAAGTTTAATTAATATGATCGGTATTGCCAACACGTTCTTTACTCTTGGTGTGACATTCTTCGTGTTAATGATTTCGGGTGCATTATATATTGCCAGACCGCCCGAAGGATGGCAGCCTGCTTCTATGATCGAATCCGCATCAGGTCCGGCAAAAAAGAAAATGAAAGAAGATCTTGCGCAATTAACGGCGAAAGAGGCTAGGAAAACAGCGCGTTTCTGGATGCTGTGGCTCATGATGTTCATTAATATCACAGTAGGGATCATGATTATTTCCGTTGCATCTCCAATGGCACAGGAGAAAGTCGGTATGTCAATAATTGCTGCTGGAACAATGGTTGGTATAATGGGCTTATTTAATGGCGGCGGCCGAATTGTATGGGCCACTGCATCTGATTATATTGGAAGACAACGAATATTTGCCATTTTTTTCGGGGTCCAATTTGCAGCGTTTATGATCTTACCTTCTATAACCAACGTAATCGTGTTTCAAATATTGATTTTCCTTGTCATTTCCATGTACGGTGGCGGTTTCGCCTCTTTACCGGCTTTTATCGGAGATCTCTTCGGTACAAAAGAACTTGGCGCAATACACGGACTGCTGCTCACTTCCTGGTCAATGGCTGGTGTGGTGGGTCCGATGACGGTTTCATACATCAGAGAATCAACTGGAACGTATGACTCAGTCTTTTATATCTTCTCGGTACTTTTGCTTGTGGCATTCGTAACATCTATTCTAATGATAAAGAATATCAATAAAGTAAAAGCGGCTAAAAAAAACGCTGAAGCAGCATGA